A single genomic interval of Sander lucioperca isolate FBNREF2018 chromosome 9, SLUC_FBN_1.2, whole genome shotgun sequence harbors:
- the prmt5 gene encoding protein arginine N-methyltransferase 5, with amino-acid sequence MVPVVSIQSAEIMASGSTGSRVSCGRDLNCVPEVADTLAAVAKLGFDFLCMPLFHSRFRREFELEPAKSRTGAHTRSDLLLCGRDWNTLIVGKLSPWIDADSEIEAERRNSEAALAQELNFSAYLGLPVFMIPLKGPHCANLARVLLNHIHTGHHTSNFWIRVPLMASEDMREDLIENEPSTCIEDTSVDEKTWSWWHSFRTLCDYNKRICLAIEVAADMPSDAVIDKWLGEPIKAAILPTSIFLTNKKGFPVLSKAHQRIIFSLFKLEAQFIFTGTSRHTEKDFRSYLQYLEYLNQNRPAPNAYELFAKGYEDYLQSPLQPLMDNLESQTYEVFEKDPIKYSQYQQAVYKCLLDRVPEEQKDTNIQVLMVLGAGRGPLVNASLRAARQADRKLKVYAVEKNPNAVITLENWRFEEWGEQVTVVSCDMRDWAAPEKADIIVSELLGSFGDNELSPECLDGAQHFLKDDGVSIPCSYTSFLAPLSSSKLYNEVRGCRERDKDPECHFETPYVVRLHNFHQLADPKPCFTFRHPTTDMNNNRYQCLRFSVGCNSVLHGFAGYFETTLYKDVTLSIKPDTHSPGMFSWFPILFPLKQPILISRDDDVTVRFWRCNNGKKVWYEWAVTEPSCSAIHNPAGRSYTIGL; translated from the exons ATGGTCCCAGTCGTATCCATTCAGTCGGCTGAAATCATGGCGTCCGGCAGCACGGGGAGCAGAGTGTCTTGCGGGAGAGATTTGAATTGTGTGCCGGAGGTAGCAGACACTTTAGCTGCGGTCGCCAAACTTGG GTTTGACTTCCTGTGCATGCCCCTGTTCCACTCGAGGTTCAGGAGAGAGTTTGAGTTGGAGCCCGCTAAATCCCGAACCGGTGCCCATACCCGATCCGACCTGCTGCTGTGCGGAAGAG ATTGGAATACTCTTATTGTTGGAAAGCTCTCTCCATGGATCGACGCAGATTCAGAAATCGAGGCAGAGCGCAGAAACTCAGAGGCT GCTTTGGCACAGGAGTTGAACTTCTCAGCCTACCTGGGTCTGCCTGTCTTCATGATCCCTCTAAAGGGCCCTCACTGTGCCAATTTAGCCCGTGTGCTGCTAAACCACATCCACACTGGACACCATACCTCAAAT TTCTGGATACGTGTCCCGCTGATGGCATCGGAGGACATGCGGGAAGATCTGATTGAGAATGAACCGAGCACTTGCATCGAAGACACAAGTGTTGATGAGAAGACCTGGAGCTG GTGGCACTCATTTAGAACCCTTTGTGATTACAACAAGAGGATCTGTCTCG CTATTGAAGTTGCAGCAGACATGCCGTCAGACGCTGTGATTGATAAGTGGCTCGGGGAACCTATCAAAGCAGCCATACTTCCCACCAGCATTTTCCTGACTAATAAGAAGGGCTTCCCAGTTTTGTCAAAAGCCCATCAGCGAATAATCTTCAGTCTTTTCAAG TTGGAAGCCCAGTTCATCTTCACAGGCACCAGTCGCCACACTGAGAAGGACTTCCGGTCCTACCTGCAGTACCTGGAATACCTTAACCAGAACCGGCCTGCACCCAATGCTTACGAGCTCTTCGCCAAGGGCTATGAAGACTACCTGCAGTCTCCCCTCCAG CCACTCATGGACAACCTGGAGTCTCAGACATATGAAGTGTTTGAGAAGGATCCTATTAAATATTCCCAGTACCAACAG GCTGTATATAAATGTCTACTTGACAGAGTTCCAGAGGAGCAGAAAGACACCAACATTCA GGTGTTGATGGTGTTGGGAGCAGGTAGGGGTCCCCTGGTCAATGCGTCCCTGCGCGCTgctagacaggcagacaggaagCTGAAGGTGTACGCTGTGGAGAAAAACCCCAATGCTGTAATCAC GCTGGAGAATTGGCGCTTTGAGGAGTGGGGTGAACAGGTGACAGTGGTGTCATGTGACATGCGGGATTGGGCAGCACCTGAGAAAGCCGACATCATCGTCAGCGAGCTGCTGGGATCATTTGGTGACAACGAGCTTTCCCCCGAGTGCTTAGATGGAGCCCAGCACTTTCTAAAAG ATGATGGAGTGAGCATCCCCTGTTCCTACACGTCCTTCCTAGCTCCCCTGTCCTCCTCCAAGCTTTACAACGAAGTGCGGGGGTGCCGGGAACGTGACAAGGACCCAGAGTGCCATTTTGAGACGCCCTACGTAGTGCGCCTCCATAACTTTCACCAGTTGGCTGACCCCAAACCGTGCTTCACCTTCAGACACCCCACAACAG ATATGAACAATAACCGGTACCAGTGCCTCAGATTCTCAGTGGGCTGTAACTCGGTGCTCCATGGTTTCGCTGGCTACTTTGAGACCACGCTGTACAAAGATGTCACACTCA GTATAAAACCAGATACACATTCACCTGGAATGTTCTCCTGGTTCCCCATCCTCTTCCCCCTCAAA